Proteins from a genomic interval of bacterium:
- a CDS encoding ATP-dependent DNA ligase produces the protein MTTRELRSENDQSGEPATFAIAPPIEPMLAKLTEKLPTGDGWLYEPKWDGFRAIVFRGNSDVFIQSRVLRLLDRYFPELHEAFLRKVPDGCVIDGEIVVVTRDGLDFDALQLRLHPAASRVAKLAKETPAAFVAFDLLAIEGRDVRAASQTERRTLLEHLLTNVTPPIYLTPMTRGHAVALEWLTRFEGAGLDGVIAKPAHGTYEPGKRAMIKVKHIRTADCVVAGLRWHKSGNDRVGSLLLGLYDAGGMLQHVGVTSAFTMATRKQLALELAPLRKGALEDHPWRDWAPGGAGEFVRMPGAQSRWSAGKDLSWEPLRIERVCEVQYDHLQGRRFRHATIFLRWRPDKRPSDCRYDQLETVAPYELEKIFGAIGGQG, from the coding sequence ATGACGACCCGTGAACTGCGATCCGAGAATGACCAGAGCGGTGAACCCGCCACGTTCGCGATCGCGCCACCGATCGAGCCGATGCTCGCCAAGCTCACCGAGAAGCTCCCCACAGGCGACGGGTGGCTCTACGAGCCGAAATGGGATGGATTTCGTGCCATCGTCTTTCGCGGCAACTCGGACGTCTTCATCCAAAGTAGGGTGTTACGGCTGCTCGACCGCTATTTTCCTGAACTGCACGAGGCGTTTCTGCGAAAGGTGCCGGACGGCTGTGTCATCGACGGCGAGATCGTCGTCGTGACGCGGGACGGGCTCGACTTTGATGCGCTCCAGCTTCGTCTCCACCCTGCGGCGTCGCGTGTCGCCAAGCTGGCGAAGGAGACACCGGCAGCGTTCGTGGCTTTCGACCTACTCGCGATCGAAGGCCGCGACGTGCGTGCCGCCTCGCAAACCGAACGCCGCACCCTGCTGGAACACCTACTGACCAATGTGACACCCCCAATCTACCTCACCCCCATGACGCGCGGCCACGCAGTGGCCTTGGAGTGGCTCACGCGCTTCGAGGGCGCGGGTCTCGACGGCGTCATTGCGAAGCCAGCACACGGGACGTACGAACCGGGGAAGCGAGCAATGATCAAAGTGAAGCACATTCGCACGGCCGATTGCGTGGTGGCCGGCCTGCGCTGGCACAAGAGTGGAAACGACCGTGTGGGGTCGTTGTTGCTCGGCCTCTACGATGCGGGTGGAATGTTGCAACACGTCGGGGTGACGTCGGCCTTCACGATGGCGACACGCAAGCAGCTCGCGCTGGAGCTTGCCCCCCTCCGAAAGGGCGCCTTAGAGGACCACCCATGGCGCGATTGGGCGCCGGGCGGCGCCGGCGAGTTCGTCCGCATGCCGGGGGCCCAGAGCCGTTGGAGTGCAGGGAAGGATCTTTCGTGGGAGCCGTTGCGGATTGAGCGGGTCTGCGAGGTCCAGTACGACCACCTGCAGGGACGGCGCTTTCGTCACGCCACCATTTTTCTGCGGTGGCGGCCGGACAAGCGGCCGAGCGACTGCCGCTACGATCAACTCGAAACCGTCGCTCCGTATGAGCTCGAAAAGATCTTCGGCGCGATAGGTGGTCAGGGTTGA
- a CDS encoding AraC family transcriptional regulator → MRTIITPADLPQYVPGEIWLDAVDGRWNELSIRGYKYKPSDISAPRLADYLIVLYTGGPTRMSRHVDGPRITSDIVFGDVSLLTRSVESEWCWKDDIEVLHIYLESGLVQRVVNTIFDRDVADLNLRDVLKVRDDLLTGMGHMLIREASSDLSGTRLYAESIGHQICVHLLRNYFDLKFAGPSPSGKLDHLKMRHVQEFIEEHLGDNLTLVSLADVAGVSASYFSHLFRNSFGVAPHQYLLKRRLDHARDLLQNNRQSIAEIASVTGFSDQSHLTRHFKRRFGVTPQQCRQDDSRFVWGGAQYALTNTQALSQPRPA, encoded by the coding sequence ATGAGGACCATCATCACGCCCGCGGATCTGCCGCAATACGTACCGGGAGAGATCTGGCTCGATGCGGTCGACGGAAGGTGGAACGAGCTGTCGATCCGCGGCTACAAGTACAAGCCGAGCGACATCAGCGCGCCACGCCTTGCCGACTACCTTATCGTCCTCTACACAGGTGGACCCACGCGAATGAGCCGTCACGTGGACGGACCGCGCATCACGTCGGACATCGTGTTCGGCGACGTCTCGCTGCTCACGCGATCCGTCGAAAGCGAATGGTGCTGGAAGGACGATATCGAGGTCCTCCACATCTATCTCGAATCGGGGCTTGTCCAACGTGTAGTCAATACCATTTTCGACCGGGATGTTGCCGATCTGAACCTCCGCGACGTCCTCAAGGTCAGGGACGATCTTCTCACGGGGATGGGCCATATGCTCATCCGCGAGGCCAGTTCCGACCTTTCCGGAACCCGCCTCTACGCGGAATCCATTGGCCACCAGATTTGCGTCCATCTGTTACGGAATTACTTCGATCTGAAATTTGCCGGTCCCTCGCCGTCGGGGAAATTAGATCATTTGAAGATGCGACACGTGCAAGAATTCATCGAAGAGCACCTCGGCGATAACCTGACCTTGGTCTCCCTGGCCGACGTTGCAGGCGTCAGCGCTTCTTACTTCAGCCACCTGTTCCGCAACAGCTTTGGCGTCGCCCCACATCAGTATCTCTTGAAGAGACGGCTCGACCACGCTCGCGACCTGTTGCAGAACAATCGACAATCGATCGCCGAGATCGCGTCCGTTACCGGATTCAGCGACCAGAGCCACCTGACGAGGCACTTCAAGCGGCGGTTCGGTGTCACGCCTCAGCAGTGCCGTCAAGATGATAGCAGGTTTGTGTGGGGCGGTGCGCAGTACGCGCTGACAAACACCCAAGCGCTCTCCCAGCCGAGACCCGCGTAG
- a CDS encoding VIT1/CCC1 transporter family protein — translation MPRPSFVQAVKASFSESIGDIVFGMEDGTVSIFGLVFGVAASASNSQTVLLAGATGAAAAAVSMMAGTYLDVETARGQARAQLAQKRAEIAHEPEKEAKAVDARLQGAGFTAQERGVIITALRRMPDTWLRLESDVMELGPLEKRNPLVQSLWMFAADLLAAAIPVIPFALLSLGPARSTSVTITGLLLVLLGVGRAKVARTNLLLTIFETVGVATAAAVAGFLIGKLVTR, via the coding sequence ATGCCCCGCCCCTCGTTCGTCCAGGCGGTCAAAGCATCGTTTTCCGAATCCATTGGCGATATTGTGTTCGGCATGGAGGATGGGACCGTCTCGATTTTCGGTCTCGTCTTTGGCGTCGCCGCGAGTGCCTCCAACAGTCAAACGGTCCTCCTGGCCGGCGCCACCGGGGCGGCCGCGGCGGCGGTCTCGATGATGGCCGGCACCTACCTGGATGTGGAAACGGCGCGCGGTCAAGCTCGCGCGCAGCTCGCCCAGAAACGGGCCGAGATCGCGCACGAACCCGAAAAGGAAGCCAAGGCGGTCGATGCGCGGCTGCAGGGGGCAGGGTTCACCGCGCAAGAGCGCGGCGTGATCATCACCGCGCTCAGGCGCATGCCGGACACCTGGCTGCGACTGGAATCCGATGTGATGGAGCTCGGCCCGCTGGAGAAACGCAATCCGCTCGTCCAGTCTCTGTGGATGTTCGCGGCCGATTTGTTGGCGGCGGCCATTCCTGTCATCCCCTTTGCCTTGCTTTCTTTGGGGCCGGCGCGCAGCACCTCGGTCACCATCACCGGATTGCTGCTGGTGCTCCTTGGCGTCGGCCGGGCCAAGGTCGCGCGCACCAACCTCCTGCTGACGATCTTTGAAACCGTCGGTGTCGCGACGGCCGCGGCAGTGGCGGGGTTCCTCATCGGCAAATTGGTCACGCGGTAG
- a CDS encoding rhomboid family intramembrane serine protease, which translates to MLFPQRDESRSLSRFPIALVLIIAANVMVFLIELALGDSFILRYSMKPAEIARGEHLETLFTSMFMHANFLHIFGNMLYLWVFGDELEANYLGPIRFILFYFICGLAAGFLQIAVSPSSTVPNLGASGAIAGVLGGFQIVFPRDRILVYIFPFWHARITSFVLIGFWFISQLISGVGSISSTAQSGVAYFAHIGGFIAGLVLIKLFGAGRRPEGGQDDLQLGG; encoded by the coding sequence ATGTTATTCCCACAACGCGATGAGTCCCGCTCGCTCAGCAGGTTCCCGATCGCGCTCGTCCTGATCATCGCGGCCAATGTCATGGTCTTCTTGATCGAATTGGCCTTGGGGGACAGTTTCATTCTGCGGTACTCGATGAAGCCGGCGGAGATCGCCCGCGGCGAACACCTCGAGACCCTGTTCACATCGATGTTCATGCACGCGAACTTCCTGCATATTTTCGGGAATATGCTCTACTTGTGGGTGTTTGGTGACGAACTCGAAGCGAACTACCTCGGTCCGATCCGCTTCATCCTGTTTTACTTCATCTGCGGGCTGGCGGCCGGCTTCCTGCAGATCGCCGTCAGTCCCAGTTCTACCGTGCCGAACCTGGGCGCCAGCGGGGCGATCGCGGGCGTGCTCGGGGGGTTCCAGATCGTGTTTCCGCGGGACCGCATCTTGGTCTACATCTTTCCGTTTTGGCACGCCCGCATCACCTCCTTCGTCCTGATCGGCTTCTGGTTCATCAGCCAGTTGATCAGCGGCGTGGGAAGCATCTCGTCCACCGCCCAGTCGGGCGTCGCGTACTTCGCCCATATCGGGGGATTCATCGCCGGCCTCGTGCTCATCAAGCTCTTCGGTGCGGGAAGACGCCCGGAGGGCGGGCAAGACGATCTCCAACTCGGAGGCTGA
- a CDS encoding cysteine hydrolase gives MDRAFSLDIPATLDEVCHPSRTALIVYDMQVGIVSQLATGRAVVERVRQVLQAARTGGFRVFFTRHMSLPNEVAGVSQLRRAKAWQSVDRAADTTPAFPRDSAQFQIAPEIGPLPSEGVVDKITMSAFAGTYLDIALRDCGINAFAIVGIALEIGIEPTVRHATDLGYIPIVVGDACGFGDPAAAERALAGLAFAGDALQADSGKMTEVFRRFGTDRSLVSGSTRGNT, from the coding sequence ATGGACCGCGCCTTCAGCCTTGATATCCCCGCGACACTCGACGAGGTGTGCCATCCGAGTCGGACGGCCTTGATCGTATACGACATGCAGGTCGGGATCGTTTCGCAACTTGCAACGGGCCGCGCCGTCGTCGAGCGAGTCCGGCAGGTATTGCAGGCGGCGCGAACCGGCGGGTTCCGCGTCTTCTTCACCCGCCACATGTCCCTGCCGAACGAAGTCGCCGGAGTGAGCCAGCTGCGGCGCGCGAAGGCGTGGCAGAGCGTCGACCGCGCGGCGGACACCACGCCGGCCTTCCCACGCGATTCCGCGCAGTTCCAGATCGCTCCCGAGATTGGGCCGTTGCCCAGTGAAGGCGTTGTGGATAAGATCACGATGTCGGCGTTCGCCGGGACGTATCTCGACATCGCACTCCGTGACTGCGGGATCAACGCCTTCGCGATTGTGGGGATCGCCCTCGAAATCGGGATCGAACCGACTGTTCGGCACGCCACCGACTTGGGCTACATCCCAATCGTTGTCGGCGATGCATGTGGATTCGGTGATCCGGCCGCCGCGGAGCGAGCGCTTGCCGGACTGGCATTTGCAGGCGACGCGCTCCAGGCCGACAGCGGGAAAATGACCGAAGTATTCCGGCGTTTCGGAACAGACAGATCCTTGGTTTCGGGATCCACGCGAGGCAATACCTAG
- a CDS encoding glucosidase — MDAERRRLEEARAHGVPWKKWGPFLSERQWGTVREDYSETGDAWDYLTHDQARSRAYRWGEDGLAGVSDEEQRLCFALALWNGADPILKERLFGLTNSEGNHGEDVKEYYFYLDSTPTHSYCKCLYKYPQAAYPYDDLVRTNRQRSRYEQEYELLDTGIFDHDRYFDVFVEYAKESPEDLLIAITVCNRGPEAATIHVLPTLWFRNTWSWSDRTPKPTLRQIEGPSGIVAIEASHPDLGNRYLYCDGDVALLFTENETNTQRLFNVPNRTPYVKDGINDCVVRGRREAVTPERRGTKAAAHWPVVVGAGENRRIRLRLTPVAPSTLGATYPVAGGGPFGSHFDEVLRLRQDEADAFYRGITPETIGEDAKRIMRQALAGMLWSKQYYGLDVYRWLREHGISIDSTNRQGIRNRQWFHMINDDVISMPDKWEYPWYAAWDLAFHTMVLAMVDLDLAKQQLDLMLTELYMHPNGQVPAYEWNFGDVNPPVHSTAALFVYNAEKQLRGQGDVAFLERSFQKLLLNFTWWVNRKDPNDRNVFEGGFLGLDNIGVFDRSAPLPTGGHLEQADGTAWMALFSMSMLEIALELALHDPVYESLAVKFADHTWLIAAAMGRLGGHSDGMWDEEDGFFYDVLRLPDGTSTRLRVRSIVGLLPLCATAVFPKEIVERYPMFMQRVRRRLAADPEMLQFVGFSGEPRVSGRRIFAILDEGRLRRVLTRMLDEREFLSPYGIRSVSRYHAEHPFSVTVRGEEYRVAYEPAESASGMFGGNSNWRGPIWFPLNVLILQGLLQFYAYLGDAFTVEYPTGSGRQMTLFQIVEDIGLRLTRIFLRDEHGRRPVYGGAEKFQTDPHWRDLLLFYEYFHGDNGAGIGASHQTGWTGLVARLIQGHAVLSHEGLLERESGPAAFLYGTRGAPTSPSAPIG; from the coding sequence ATGGATGCTGAACGCCGGCGGTTGGAAGAAGCGCGAGCGCACGGTGTCCCTTGGAAAAAGTGGGGGCCCTTTCTCAGTGAGCGCCAGTGGGGAACGGTCCGCGAGGACTACAGCGAGACGGGAGACGCGTGGGACTACCTCACGCATGACCAGGCGCGCTCGCGAGCCTATCGATGGGGAGAAGATGGCTTGGCCGGCGTGTCCGACGAGGAGCAACGCCTCTGCTTCGCGCTCGCGCTGTGGAACGGCGCCGACCCGATCCTCAAGGAGCGCCTGTTCGGCCTGACGAACAGCGAAGGCAACCACGGCGAGGACGTCAAGGAATACTACTTCTACCTCGACAGCACGCCGACTCATTCGTATTGCAAATGCCTGTACAAATATCCGCAGGCGGCCTATCCGTACGACGACCTCGTTCGAACGAACCGCCAGCGCAGTCGGTATGAGCAAGAGTATGAGCTGCTGGATACGGGGATCTTTGACCACGACCGCTATTTTGACGTGTTTGTCGAATACGCGAAGGAGTCTCCCGAAGATTTGTTGATCGCCATCACCGTGTGCAACCGCGGCCCCGAGGCCGCGACCATCCACGTGCTCCCCACGTTGTGGTTTCGCAACACGTGGTCCTGGTCTGACCGGACGCCCAAGCCCACCTTGAGGCAGATTGAGGGGCCGTCCGGCATCGTCGCAATTGAGGCATCCCATCCCGACCTCGGCAATCGATACCTCTACTGCGACGGGGATGTGGCGCTGCTGTTCACGGAGAACGAGACGAACACCCAGCGCCTTTTCAACGTCCCCAACCGCACGCCCTACGTGAAGGATGGGATCAACGACTGCGTCGTGCGTGGTCGACGCGAGGCGGTGACCCCCGAGCGGAGGGGGACCAAGGCGGCGGCCCACTGGCCCGTCGTCGTCGGCGCCGGAGAGAACCGCAGGATCCGCCTCCGGCTGACGCCTGTGGCGCCCTCAACGCTCGGTGCCACCTATCCGGTCGCCGGCGGCGGTCCCTTCGGCAGCCACTTCGACGAGGTTCTGCGGCTCCGGCAGGACGAGGCGGACGCCTTCTACCGTGGAATCACGCCCGAGACGATAGGCGAAGACGCGAAGCGGATCATGCGGCAGGCCCTGGCAGGCATGCTGTGGTCCAAGCAATACTACGGTTTAGACGTCTACCGCTGGCTCCGGGAGCACGGGATCTCGATCGACTCGACGAATCGCCAGGGAATCCGCAACCGCCAGTGGTTTCATATGATCAACGACGACGTGATCTCGATGCCCGACAAGTGGGAATACCCGTGGTACGCCGCGTGGGATCTCGCCTTTCACACCATGGTCCTGGCTATGGTGGACCTTGATTTGGCCAAGCAGCAGCTTGATCTCATGCTCACCGAACTGTACATGCATCCCAACGGGCAGGTCCCAGCGTACGAGTGGAACTTTGGGGACGTCAACCCGCCGGTTCATTCGACGGCGGCGCTGTTCGTGTACAACGCCGAGAAGCAGCTGCGCGGGCAAGGCGACGTCGCGTTCCTGGAGCGGTCTTTCCAGAAACTCTTGCTCAACTTCACGTGGTGGGTGAACCGCAAGGATCCAAACGATCGGAACGTCTTCGAGGGGGGCTTTCTGGGTCTCGATAACATCGGGGTCTTCGACCGGAGTGCCCCGCTGCCGACCGGCGGCCACCTGGAGCAGGCTGACGGGACGGCCTGGATGGCCCTGTTCAGCATGAGCATGCTCGAGATTGCCCTCGAGCTCGCCCTTCACGATCCAGTCTACGAGAGCCTGGCCGTCAAGTTCGCGGACCACACGTGGCTGATCGCGGCCGCGATGGGCCGGCTGGGCGGACATAGCGATGGGATGTGGGATGAGGAAGACGGCTTCTTCTACGATGTACTGCGGTTGCCGGACGGCACCTCGACGCGGCTGCGGGTCCGATCCATCGTGGGGCTGCTCCCCCTGTGCGCCACCGCGGTGTTCCCCAAGGAGATCGTCGAGCGATACCCCATGTTCATGCAGCGGGTGCGCCGGCGCCTGGCGGCCGACCCGGAGATGCTGCAGTTCGTCGGTTTCTCGGGGGAACCCAGGGTGTCCGGGCGCAGAATCTTCGCCATACTCGACGAGGGCAGGCTACGCCGGGTCCTGACACGCATGCTGGACGAACGGGAGTTTCTGAGCCCCTATGGGATCCGGTCGGTCTCCCGATATCACGCGGAGCATCCATTCAGCGTGACCGTTCGCGGGGAAGAGTACCGAGTGGCCTACGAACCCGCGGAGTCAGCGTCGGGGATGTTCGGCGGAAACTCCAACTGGCGCGGTCCGATCTGGTTCCCGCTGAACGTGCTGATTCTTCAGGGCCTGCTCCAATTTTACGCGTACCTCGGCGATGCGTTCACGGTGGAGTACCCGACCGGCTCAGGGCGGCAGATGACGCTGTTCCAGATCGTTGAAGACATCGGGTTGCGGCTCACCCGCATCTTTCTCCGAGACGAGCACGGCCGCCGCCCCGTCTATGGCGGAGCCGAGAAGTTTCAGACCGACCCCCATTGGCGCGACCTCCTCCTCTTCTACGAGTACTTCCACGGGGACAACGGGGCGGGGATCGGCGCCAGTCACCAGACGGGCTGGACCGGTTTGGTGGCCCGCCTCATCCAGGGGCACGCAGTCCTGAGCCACGAGGGACTGCTCGAGCGTGAATCAGGCCCTGCGGCGTTTCTCTATGGGACGCGCGGCGCGCCCACATCGCCCAGCGCGCCTATTGGGTGA
- a CDS encoding AI-2E family transporter, whose translation MGPSDRLEGRVIQRPDALTRIGRFIAVCVVGAVALWFLYKIRVVLLVLIAGMALAYALAPLVKVFSGDRPHLRSLGITLAYLTVFVGLAAASVLGVRPVANDARIFATTLPDSVQRLDAWLAQTSAGLRQALPPRLQAQQDPSTGNIIAGKVQSVASNLGQYVAGIAALGQSFATLAAAGALALVISVFLLGDPAYFRGQLFAIIPAAFQADAETLLGEIDLVLAAFVRGQIVIAVAVGLTATLAMQLMGVKYAVILGLFTAVTQLIPQVGGALGMIAAVALTSLQNPVLAIGVFVLYMVLYQISGNVLGPLVMGRAVKLHPLVILLATMVGTVLGGVVGLLLSVPVAAVLKVVWNFFYPRLVRRWGLEPSVDHNAPALPPDHGAGS comes from the coding sequence GTGGGCCCGAGCGATAGGCTCGAGGGTCGAGTCATCCAACGGCCCGATGCCCTGACGAGGATAGGCCGTTTTATCGCCGTCTGCGTCGTTGGCGCGGTCGCGCTGTGGTTCCTCTACAAGATACGGGTGGTCCTTCTCGTTCTGATCGCCGGCATGGCTCTCGCCTATGCCCTGGCCCCGCTCGTCAAGGTATTCTCGGGCGATCGGCCGCACCTGCGCTCCCTGGGTATCACCCTGGCCTATCTCACCGTCTTCGTGGGTCTTGCGGCGGCGAGCGTACTCGGGGTTCGGCCCGTCGCCAATGACGCTCGGATCTTTGCGACGACGCTGCCGGATTCTGTCCAGCGCCTCGATGCGTGGCTCGCCCAGACTTCTGCCGGCCTTCGTCAAGCGCTTCCTCCACGGCTGCAGGCGCAGCAGGACCCCAGCACAGGCAACATTATTGCCGGGAAGGTGCAGTCGGTCGCGTCGAACCTTGGGCAGTACGTGGCGGGTATCGCCGCCCTGGGGCAGTCGTTTGCCACCCTGGCCGCCGCAGGCGCGTTGGCGCTGGTCATCAGCGTGTTCCTCCTTGGGGACCCCGCGTACTTTCGGGGGCAGCTGTTCGCGATCATTCCCGCCGCCTTCCAGGCCGATGCCGAGACCCTCTTGGGCGAGATCGATCTCGTGTTGGCCGCTTTCGTGAGAGGCCAGATCGTGATCGCCGTGGCGGTGGGCCTCACCGCCACGCTGGCGATGCAGCTGATGGGCGTGAAGTACGCCGTGATCCTCGGGTTGTTCACCGCCGTGACCCAGCTCATCCCCCAGGTTGGAGGGGCGCTAGGGATGATCGCGGCGGTCGCCTTGACGAGCCTCCAAAACCCCGTGCTGGCGATTGGGGTCTTCGTCTTGTACATGGTGCTGTATCAGATATCGGGCAACGTCTTGGGTCCGTTGGTAATGGGGCGAGCCGTCAAGCTGCATCCGCTGGTCATTCTCCTGGCGACGATGGTGGGCACCGTCCTGGGGGGAGTCGTAGGACTCCTGCTCAGTGTGCCTGTCGCCGCGGTGCTGAAGGTCGTCTGGAATTTCTTCTATCCGCGCCTCGTGCGCCGCTGGGGTCTCGAGCCCTCCGTGGACCACAACGCGCCGGCGTTGCCACCAGATCACGGTGCGGGCTCCTAA
- the ligD gene encoding non-homologous end-joining DNA ligase yields MRSDTEREFVVVGQREVAISNPRKVLFSQPGYTKMDLIRYYLAVSDGALRAAGGRPNMLVRYPNGIEGEFFYQKRAPQSRPPWIEVVSLRFPSGRTAEEVVPRDAAALAWMANLACLELHPHPVRAEDLDHPDELRIDLDPVPGVSWAQVREVARVLQATLDDFALVGWPKTSGSRGMHVVVRIEPSWTFDEVRRAALALARDVERRAPSLATSKWWKEERHGVFIDYNQNAKDRTVAAAYSVRPTPDARVSAPLTWDEIDTCDPRDFTLATMPPRFAEVGDRHAAIDSSPSSLARLLDLSARHEREGLGDAPWPPHYRKRAGEPSRAQPSRRRVAKHPLIEIGRAQQKEDALAGFERWRARHPDAAAHLAPADVLVDSMRGRYHTWTRIRVNLQHVPPGLRPDQEPLDPDEAPAGPKRRQP; encoded by the coding sequence ATGCGCAGCGACACCGAGCGAGAATTCGTAGTCGTCGGTCAGCGCGAAGTCGCCATCTCGAACCCGAGGAAAGTGTTGTTCTCTCAGCCCGGCTACACCAAGATGGATCTCATCCGCTACTACCTCGCCGTATCGGACGGTGCCCTCCGCGCCGCGGGCGGGCGGCCCAACATGCTCGTGCGCTACCCAAACGGCATCGAAGGCGAGTTCTTCTATCAGAAACGTGCGCCGCAGTCACGGCCACCCTGGATCGAGGTGGTGTCCCTCCGCTTCCCGTCCGGACGCACCGCCGAAGAGGTGGTTCCACGAGATGCCGCGGCGCTCGCCTGGATGGCCAATCTCGCGTGTCTCGAGCTGCACCCGCACCCGGTGCGTGCGGAGGATCTGGACCATCCCGACGAGCTCCGCATCGACCTCGACCCGGTGCCGGGCGTCAGTTGGGCCCAGGTGCGGGAGGTCGCGCGCGTGCTCCAGGCAACCCTCGACGACTTCGCGCTCGTCGGTTGGCCGAAAACCTCCGGCTCGCGCGGGATGCATGTTGTCGTGCGCATCGAGCCAAGCTGGACGTTTGACGAGGTCCGTCGCGCCGCCCTCGCGCTCGCGCGCGATGTTGAGCGGCGTGCACCAAGCCTGGCGACGAGCAAGTGGTGGAAAGAAGAGCGCCACGGTGTGTTCATTGACTACAATCAAAATGCAAAAGATCGCACCGTAGCGGCCGCGTACTCGGTGCGCCCGACGCCTGACGCGCGCGTATCGGCACCGCTGACGTGGGACGAGATCGACACCTGCGACCCACGCGACTTCACGCTCGCCACAATGCCGCCGCGCTTCGCCGAGGTGGGCGACCGGCATGCGGCGATAGATTCGTCCCCAAGCTCCCTGGCGCGTCTGCTCGACCTGTCGGCGCGTCATGAACGCGAAGGCCTCGGCGATGCGCCGTGGCCACCCCACTATCGCAAGCGCGCCGGTGAACCCTCACGCGCGCAACCATCTCGCCGGCGTGTGGCGAAGCATCCGCTCATCGAGATCGGGCGCGCGCAACAAAAGGAGGACGCGCTCGCCGGTTTCGAGCGTTGGCGGGCGCGTCACCCTGACGCGGCAGCGCACTTGGCGCCTGCAGACGTGCTTGTCGACTCCATGCGCGGCCGGTATCATACGTGGACACGGATCCGGGTGAACCTACAGCACGTGCCCCCCGGCCTGCGACCGGACCAGGAGCCGCTTGATCCCGACGAGGCGCCCGCCGGTCCGAAGCGCCGTCAACCCTGA
- a CDS encoding AAA family ATPase, with protein sequence MFSPVSGQLRLFPSGVLTHNEAFPVVTGLVWRHRTTLITGASKTQLALQLAHAVASGHPFLEMTVPSPLPVLYICQRLRPDDLAYRLRNLTLYFGAPKAVLHHVSTKGDFIREKQIRDLMDAHRPGLLVLDSLLLNIETTPIIRHFGCAVALVHPCQLTADATAVVAEDEEDSSDYPTFMLHIKRGGHEQSFKIRRLGAVFTLVS encoded by the coding sequence GTGTTCAGTCCGGTCAGCGGTCAACTTCGGTTATTCCCTTCTGGCGTCCTCACACACAACGAGGCGTTTCCCGTCGTAACGGGCCTCGTGTGGCGGCATCGCACCACGCTGATCACCGGAGCCTCCAAGACCCAGCTGGCGTTGCAACTCGCCCACGCTGTAGCATCGGGTCACCCCTTCCTGGAAATGACAGTCCCTTCTCCGCTCCCTGTCCTTTACATTTGCCAGCGACTCCGGCCGGACGACTTAGCATATCGATTGAGAAACCTGACACTGTACTTTGGTGCTCCCAAAGCGGTGTTGCACCATGTTTCGACCAAGGGTGATTTTATCAGGGAGAAGCAGATCCGAGACCTCATGGACGCGCATCGCCCGGGGCTGCTCGTCCTCGATTCCCTGCTCCTCAACATCGAGACCACACCGATCATCCGTCACTTTGGCTGCGCGGTGGCCTTGGTGCATCCCTGTCAGTTGACGGCTGACGCCACTGCGGTGGTCGCGGAGGATGAGGAGGATTCGTCCGACTATCCAACGTTCATGCTGCACATCAAGCGTGGCGGTCATGAACAGTCGTTCAAGATCAGGCGGCTCGGCGCAGTGTTCACGCTTGTTTCGTGA
- a CDS encoding HdeD family acid-resistance protein, with translation MLVLAQIARNWWVFVFRGVVAILFGVLAFLRPSITLEALVLLFAFWALFDGVLALIGSVGAAEAHEPWWPLVLIGLLGIAAGVATLKWPGITALALLLVIAYWSIFRGILEIVGAVRLRDLIQGEGWFIVGGLASIAFGVLLIIYPGSGLLAVVWLIGIYAVIFGIAQLMLGFRLKNLAGELPAPTPARAR, from the coding sequence ATGTTAGTGCTAGCACAGATTGCCCGAAACTGGTGGGTGTTCGTGTTCCGCGGCGTTGTCGCTATCCTCTTTGGCGTGTTGGCGTTCCTGCGCCCCAGTATTACCCTCGAGGCGTTAGTACTGCTGTTCGCGTTCTGGGCGCTCTTCGACGGCGTCCTGGCCTTGATCGGTTCGGTGGGGGCAGCTGAAGCGCACGAGCCGTGGTGGCCGCTCGTGTTGATCGGGCTGCTGGGTATCGCCGCCGGCGTCGCGACCCTCAAATGGCCGGGGATTACCGCGCTAGCGCTTCTCTTGGTCATCGCCTATTGGTCGATCTTCAGAGGCATCCTCGAGATCGTCGGCGCGGTCCGCCTGAGGGATCTCATTCAGGGTGAGGGGTGGTTCATCGTCGGCGGGCTTGCCTCGATCGCCTTTGGCGTGTTGCTCATCATATATCCGGGATCCGGCCTGCTCGCCGTGGTTTGGCTGATCGGAATCTATGCCGTGATCTTTGGCATCGCGCAATTGATGCTGGGCTTTCGCCTCAAGAATCTGGCGGGCGAGCTGCCGGCCCCGACCCCTGCCCGGGCCCGCTGA